In one Arenibacter antarcticus genomic region, the following are encoded:
- a CDS encoding SusD/RagB family nutrient-binding outer membrane lipoprotein, translating to MKKLYKNILVLVPCFLIMSSCDHIEDINVSPNNAEDVSSNYVLTYVLTETAKAYNNLGRDGNNISGAMQYTQRGTDFQALRVNSYDWAPEGWGNYYEILRNNEIIYKKAVEEDHKFFQGISLVMRSFIFGLVTDLYGDCPYSESLSANEEIFFPKYDEQKFIYKGILEDLRTANELLTNVDLSTNLVASSADVIYGGNPEKWRMFANSLRLRYAMRLDNKRSEMNALGINTVTEFKAASDFVFQSGSDSATMEFLGVSDYNAAPGGSLNSSNPGFAFKPCSTIVDELVGLQDPRLDRWVLPVLRKWDTSVTEPTPLDYVNIYGEPQDVLLVPPIAGNTSPINYSLYVGLPPGLAGSNALVYNRGGDTSQYPTEGMPYVSFLHGRYRENVEDYIKVRLITFSEVEFLLAEAALKGDYGISGSAEVHYQNAIKASWEDYGVELANSGNDFTSYYSNLDVNLNGATNKLERIISQKWISSWMGIESWFDWRRTGYPDLQTGPVALFGDKLPLRFMYPSPNLDPKYIANYNEAVDRLEKTPNVPSGQNGDHSYSKMWLLQGTSKPWN from the coding sequence ATGAAGAAATTATATAAAAATATACTGGTATTGGTGCCGTGTTTCTTAATTATGTCATCATGTGATCATATTGAGGATATCAACGTAAGTCCAAACAATGCGGAGGACGTATCTTCTAATTATGTGTTGACCTATGTGCTTACCGAAACGGCCAAAGCCTACAATAACCTCGGTAGGGACGGGAACAATATCTCTGGTGCGATGCAATATACCCAGAGGGGTACTGATTTTCAAGCATTGAGGGTAAATAGCTATGATTGGGCCCCAGAAGGTTGGGGGAATTATTATGAAATACTCCGAAACAATGAAATTATTTATAAAAAGGCTGTAGAAGAGGATCATAAGTTTTTTCAAGGGATTTCCTTGGTGATGAGATCCTTTATTTTTGGTCTGGTTACCGATTTGTACGGAGATTGCCCTTATTCTGAGAGTCTGTCTGCCAATGAGGAAATATTTTTTCCAAAGTATGACGAACAAAAATTTATCTATAAAGGAATTCTTGAAGATTTGAGGACAGCCAATGAACTTTTGACCAATGTAGATTTAAGTACTAATTTAGTTGCCTCCTCAGCAGATGTTATCTATGGTGGTAATCCTGAGAAATGGCGCATGTTTGCTAATTCTCTACGGCTTAGATATGCTATGCGATTAGATAACAAACGTTCTGAGATGAATGCTTTGGGAATTAACACCGTTACGGAGTTTAAAGCGGCTAGTGATTTTGTTTTTCAGAGCGGATCCGATTCCGCCACTATGGAATTTTTAGGAGTATCCGATTATAATGCTGCTCCTGGAGGGTCTTTGAATTCCTCAAATCCTGGATTTGCATTTAAACCTTGCTCAACTATCGTAGATGAATTGGTGGGCCTTCAGGACCCGAGATTGGATCGTTGGGTGTTGCCCGTACTAAGAAAATGGGATACTTCTGTTACGGAGCCAACCCCTTTAGATTACGTCAATATTTATGGCGAACCACAGGATGTACTATTGGTGCCCCCTATTGCAGGGAATACGTCGCCTATTAATTATTCACTTTATGTTGGTTTGCCTCCCGGTTTAGCAGGTAGTAATGCGCTTGTATACAATAGAGGAGGTGATACTAGTCAATATCCTACGGAAGGGATGCCCTATGTTTCCTTTTTGCACGGAAGGTATCGCGAGAATGTGGAAGATTACATAAAGGTGCGATTAATAACCTTTAGTGAAGTTGAATTTTTGTTGGCTGAAGCGGCATTAAAAGGTGATTACGGTATTTCGGGTAGTGCAGAGGTACATTACCAAAATGCAATTAAGGCATCTTGGGAAGATTATGGGGTGGAATTGGCAAATTCAGGTAATGATTTTACCAGCTACTATAGCAATTTGGATGTGAACCTAAATGGAGCCACTAATAAATTGGAGCGTATTATTTCTCAAAAATGGATTTCTAGTTGGATGGGTATCGAGTCCTGGTTTGATTGGAGGAGAACAGGTTATCCAGATTTACAAACTGGGCCTGTTGCCTTATTTGGAGACAAGCTTCCTCTTAGGTTTATGTACCCGTCTCCCAATTTGGATCCTAAATATATTGCCAATTATAACGAAGCTGTAGATAGGTTGGAAAAAACACCTAACGTGCCATCGGGGCAGAATGGAGATCATTCATATTCAAAAATGTGGTTGCTTCAAGGCACTAGTAAACCGTGGAATTAA
- a CDS encoding glutamate synthase subunit beta, which yields MGKITGFLEFDRKVEDYAPVAERITHYREFTLPLKEKELKDQGARCMDCGIPFCHSGCPLGNLIPDFNDAVYRGKWEKAAEILHSTNNFPEFTGRLCPAPCEEACVLGINENPVSIENIEKNIVETAFSKGWVVAKPPSKRTGKTVAVIGSGPAGLAAAQQLNRAGHLVTVFERDEKVGGLLRYGIPDFKLEKQIIDRRVTILYEEGIQFKTGINVGVDLQASEIKDQFDAVVLTGGATVRRGLPIEGADLKGVVQAMDFLKQNNKRVDGVLELGEEIKATGKDVVVIGGGDTGSDCIGTSFRHGATSVSNFEILGKPTLERPTDQPWPFWPMRLRTSSSHKEGVERFFSITTKKFIGDTNGNLMGLITSEVEWITEPGKRPQLREIPGTEKNWKCELALLALGFTGSEMTIAEQLGLKADMRTNIRASEADYMTNVPGVFVAGDQRRGQSLIVWAISEGRQAAHHIDAFLMGSSNLPLKGEGDLPRV from the coding sequence ATGGGAAAGATAACAGGATTTTTGGAATTCGATAGAAAAGTAGAGGATTACGCTCCAGTAGCAGAAAGAATAACTCATTACAGGGAATTTACCCTTCCCTTAAAAGAAAAAGAATTAAAAGATCAGGGCGCAAGGTGTATGGATTGTGGTATCCCTTTTTGTCATAGCGGCTGTCCTTTGGGCAACCTTATCCCAGATTTTAATGATGCGGTGTACCGTGGAAAATGGGAGAAAGCGGCAGAAATATTGCACTCAACCAACAATTTCCCGGAATTTACGGGGAGGTTGTGTCCAGCACCATGTGAGGAAGCTTGCGTTTTAGGCATCAATGAAAATCCGGTTTCTATAGAGAATATTGAAAAGAATATTGTAGAAACTGCTTTCTCAAAAGGATGGGTAGTTGCCAAACCACCTAGCAAACGAACAGGAAAAACAGTTGCGGTTATTGGTTCTGGACCAGCCGGCTTAGCTGCTGCACAACAATTGAACAGGGCCGGACATTTGGTGACCGTATTTGAGCGGGACGAAAAAGTAGGTGGCCTTCTACGATATGGCATTCCTGACTTTAAATTGGAAAAGCAGATTATAGATCGAAGGGTTACCATTTTATATGAAGAAGGCATACAGTTTAAAACTGGGATCAATGTTGGTGTAGATCTTCAGGCATCGGAAATCAAGGACCAATTTGATGCCGTTGTCCTTACTGGTGGAGCTACTGTTCGCCGCGGCCTACCCATAGAAGGTGCAGATCTAAAAGGAGTGGTACAAGCGATGGACTTCTTAAAACAAAATAACAAACGGGTTGATGGAGTCTTGGAGCTTGGGGAAGAAATAAAAGCGACCGGAAAAGATGTGGTCGTAATTGGCGGTGGGGACACAGGTTCTGATTGTATTGGAACATCTTTCAGACATGGGGCTACCTCTGTTTCCAATTTTGAAATATTGGGGAAACCAACTTTGGAGCGACCTACAGATCAACCATGGCCTTTTTGGCCGATGCGTTTACGCACCAGTTCTTCCCATAAAGAAGGGGTGGAACGATTTTTTAGTATTACCACAAAGAAATTTATAGGCGACACCAATGGGAATCTTATGGGACTTATTACGTCGGAAGTAGAATGGATTACGGAACCCGGAAAGCGACCCCAACTTAGGGAAATTCCTGGAACCGAAAAGAATTGGAAATGTGAATTGGCATTATTGGCCTTAGGGTTTACAGGGTCCGAAATGACCATTGCGGAACAGCTGGGCCTAAAAGCAGATATGCGTACCAATATAAGGGCAAGTGAGGCCGATTATATGACCAATGTACCGGGAGTATTTGTAGCCGGTGATCAAAGAAGAGGACAGTCGTTAATCGTGTGGGCTATCTCCGAAGGCAGACAGGCCGCACACCATATAGACGCTTTCCTAATGGGGAGTTCTAATTTACCGTTAAAAGGAGAGGGCGATTTGCCAAGGGTTTAA